One genomic region from Mycobacterium basiliense encodes:
- a CDS encoding DUF2127 domain-containing protein: protein MVKRENRGINRWELMVCSLGGHATYEPDDRALAERLRAKTELGEVWRCLRCGDFTLGAPHGRGRPEDAPLIMRGKALRQAIIIRALGVERLLRAMVLGIAAWAVWEFRGARGAIQATLDRDLPIFRAAGFKVDQMFAIQELEKALAAKPSTLALITLVLSAYAVLQVIEGVGLWMLKRWGEYFAVVATSIFLPLEIHDLAKGVTMTRVVTLTINVAAVLYLLISKRLFGLRGGRKAYDEERHGEQLLDLERAAATA, encoded by the coding sequence GTGGTCAAGCGTGAAAACCGTGGCATCAACCGGTGGGAGTTGATGGTCTGTTCGCTCGGCGGACACGCCACCTACGAGCCCGATGATCGGGCCCTCGCGGAGAGACTTAGGGCCAAGACCGAGCTGGGCGAGGTGTGGCGCTGTCTTCGCTGTGGCGATTTCACCCTGGGTGCGCCTCATGGACGTGGCCGCCCCGAAGATGCGCCGCTGATCATGCGCGGCAAGGCGTTACGGCAGGCGATCATAATTCGGGCGCTTGGGGTCGAACGCCTGTTGCGGGCTATGGTGCTGGGGATCGCCGCCTGGGCGGTGTGGGAGTTTCGCGGTGCGCGCGGGGCTATCCAAGCGACCCTCGATCGTGACCTGCCGATATTTCGCGCCGCTGGATTCAAGGTCGATCAGATGTTCGCCATCCAAGAACTGGAGAAGGCGCTGGCCGCGAAACCGTCAACGTTGGCGCTGATAACGCTCGTGCTCTCCGCCTACGCCGTTCTGCAGGTCATCGAGGGCGTGGGTCTATGGATGCTCAAACGATGGGGCGAATACTTCGCCGTGGTGGCCACTTCGATTTTCCTGCCGTTGGAGATCCATGACCTGGCCAAAGGCGTCACCATGACGCGTGTAGTGACCCTGACGATCAACGTGGCCGCGGTGCTGTATCTGTTGATCTCCAAGCGGCTGTTCGGCCTGCGCGGTGGCCGCAAGGCGTATGACGAGGAGCGGCACGGCGAACAGCTGCTAGATCTCGAACGCGCGGCCGCGACGGCCTGA